The Acropora palmata chromosome 10, jaAcrPala1.3, whole genome shotgun sequence genome contains a region encoding:
- the LOC141895359 gene encoding uncharacterized protein LOC141895359 yields the protein MAWTEFTNLGSIFLLVQICCDVTAGGNNAGVKLWNVSNTLEKNGKNIQREINDVEDVIKIDDSSLSRHASRKRNGESLRDINPEYDDESPFHDIVSAPSGLQEEFYGQSEGQHAKMSDLHIGDTGRKAFFLVPSPEGGRENGNQGDWFSKQTLEETMGTAGVMEKYEPLRVTDVSRFESPVEQRILSEPVIKVSYRLNQRNDRLHTSPPRYKQRRQGSELSTAYHSNQVRIVSRATNKVVGPGRMKKGRPWSTSGVKTPISSSKAVDITGNVREDTIELGSEGIQLQELAQSVLKRLGYQGSKFVSIQLAKHPKLKKIWANIIAGALMRQSIQIAQLNTSTETSNLSDITAHQPRNSTGPSNESKVNNDLPIEVHRGFQDSNSTNGLNPGRTVRQQFTAASQVEYHPKGDLSLSNSHSHSMSSENNIGVKDMQSAKLGTKVETPNLSVNSLTYVNKESLTTSRDDKIQDQIHETKDNETRDAQSEGRNGSRYSLESSAPQTMEGRGPLTTKVVKDFAPNRGNRKEQKQASVNQKGREHLPFKAKVDSGGNNFLQLNQLSGDPVALQDSFDFIDDPYMKQQQLLNEDGKAASYLEHKINNAGQVLPEVFPSYNDTILKADSGEANYVVNSLQDDSTTTTQLAETLAGNNKMINTENLQNSQILSAVLKEDKKIATMGNKNDVQQQQSSISRAAHVASAKAPHMQINSRTSSPSYDNQLGNAVVNEVENDLQSDMIPNSYWGSFTSDLNNVEGFNEAYDVDNLEPSHIGGVQNQNEGDGQTEQLYNEDEAANFFPQYDTTPVPGTEVQAQKKQEIRHRERYLEKRKRIKSLNKNIKSSTRSNAVVSKLKLKRVKKVKNRFGVKIRPKIFQTQPATRDSEITPTSVIFGLTNKDMRELEKHLAREEHSWDGNLEPGMKSGEVKKRNKNSMERIKNKITALKKNNVFSNRSRHLRIDVQQNRRKGRHFEPSLTFFGIRENKSQARKKRNSTSLEAVSGGLSNRLNQLEVQHLMPETQRSLPEDTIKDYFGQRYGNFQGFRKPASELSFDKYSTGSRSFEDSVRRIKGKRGLIDKNKTNEIGKRGLNDKNKTNEIAKRGLNDKNKRNEIGKGSIKHGNVGIKNRSRIDELKRHTPGGRQYWSGSNIIHSTKARKPAGKRDLDEFQTEFNDGTFRSPDFERQLSQALMQENKHDLAYVGAINDVDEQGFKTMMGDPNNPRGHPKLISPKNITSSSAENDRLTRLLKSSEDLSMKENQEKLLSFFRNSNRYIKNDNSQTQPANIVGKNDWGTSNIEDNAIRDLATRRKVLTSKYKELGNVGTDGQGQLASVLLSVNSGDQRDLKELEKMDEDDEKEAQSLFTPIAGTV from the exons ATGGCTTGGACGGAATTTACGAATCTTGGATCGATCTTTCTTCTAGTGCAAATCTGTTGCGATGTCACCGCTGGAGGAAACAATGCTG GTGTCAAGCTATGGAACGTCTCAAATACTCTAGAAAAGAATGGTAAAAATATTCAGCGAGAAATTAATGATGTTGAGGATGTGATCAAAATTGACGACTCTTCGTTATCGCGACACGCATCACGTAAGCGTAATGGTGAATCCTTGAGAGACATTAATCCTGAGTACGATGACGAAAGTCCTTTCCATGACATTGTCTCAGCGCCCTCAGGACTTCAAGAAGAATTTTATGGCCAATCAGAGGGGCAACATGCTAAGATGTCTGATTTACATATTGGCGACACCGGTCGAAAGGCTTTTTTCTTAGTTCCGAGTCCCGAGGGAGGGCGGGAAAATGGAAATCAAGGTGAttggttttcaaagcaaacGCTTGAAGAGACGATGGGAACGGCTGGCGTTATGGAGAAATACGAGCCGCTAAGAGTAACAGATGTCTCAAGATTTGAGTCTCCAGTTGAACAGAGAATATTAAGCGAGCCAGTTATCAAGGTTTCTTACAGACTAAACCAAAGAAACGACCGGTTGCATACTTCACCACCAAGATATAAACAAAGAAGGCAAGGAAGTGAACTTTCTACTGCATATCATTCAAATCAAGTACGAATCGTATCGAGAGCAACAAACAAAGTCGTTGGCCCGGGTCGTATGAAAAAAGGTCGACCCTGGTCGACCTCAGGTGTAAAGACGCCTATTTCAAGTAGTAAGGCGGTGGATATCACTGGAAATGTTCGAGAGGATACAATAGAGTTAGGTAGTGAAGGAATTCAGCTTCAGGAACTAGCACAAAGCGTTTTGAAGCGACTTGGTTATCAAGGATCCAAGTTTGTATCAATACAATTGGCTAAACAtccaaaattaaagaaaatttgggCGAATATTATCGCAGGGGCACTCATGAGACAAAGCATTCAGATTGCTCAGCTTAATACTTCTACAGAAACATCGAATTTATCGGATATCACGGCTCATCAACCTAGGAACTCAACGGGACCATCAAACGAAAGCAAAGTTAACAATGATTTGCCAATTGAAGTACATAGGGGATTTCAAGATTCGAACTCAACAAACGGACTAAATCCAGGGAGGACTGTACGTCAACAGTTTACAGCGGCATCTCAAGTTGAGTACCACCCAAAAGGTGATTTATCATTGTCTAACTCGCATTCGCATAGTATGTCATCGGAAAACAATATCGGTGTCAAAGACATGCAAAGTGCGAAACTTGGTACAAAGGTTGAGACACCTAACTTATCTGTCAATAGCTTAACTTATGTAAATAAGGAATCCCTAACAACCAGTCGGGATGATAAAATTCAAGATCAAATACatgaaacaaaagataatGAAACCAGAGATGCTCAGAGTGAAGGAAGAAATGGCAGCAGATACAGTTTGGAAAGTTCCGCGCCCCAAACCATGGAAGGGCGTGGACCACTGACGACAAAAGTCGTGAAAGATTTTGCTCCCAATAGAGGAAacagaaaagaacaaaaacaggcCTCTGTAAATCAAAAAGGGCGTGAACATTTGCCTTTTAAAGCAAAAGTTGATTCTGGCGGAAACAATTTCTTACAGTTGAATCAACTGAGCGGGGACCCTGTGGCGTTGCAAGACTCCTTTGATTTCATTGATGATCCCTACATGAAGCAACAGCAGCTGTTGAATGAAGATGGAAAGGCGGCAAGTTACCTTgaacacaaaataaacaacGCTGGTCAAGTTTTACCGGAGGTCTTTCCAAGTTATAATGACACTATTTTAAAAGCGGATAGTGGAGAAGCGAACTACGTCGTAAACTCGCTCCAAGACGATTCAACCACAACAACTCAACTTGCAGAAACTTTGGCgggaaataataaaatgatcAATACAGAAAACTTACAAAATTCACAAATATTATCTGCAGTTTTGaaggaagacaaaaaaatagcCACAATGGGAAACAAAAATGACGTTCAACAACAGCAAAGTTCTATCTCAAGAGCTGCCCACGTTGCCAGCGCAAAAGCACCACATATGCAGATCAATTCTAGAACAAGCAGCCCATCCTATGACAACCAACTTGGAAATGCAGTGGTTAACGAGGTGGAGAATGATCTTCAAAGTGACATGATTCCAAATTCTTACTGGGGTAGTTTTACGTCTGATCTAAACAATGTAGAAGGTTTCAACGAAGCCTACGACGTGGACAACCTGGAGCCCTCTCATATAGGCGGGGTGCAGAACCAGAACGAAGGAGACGGTCAGACAGAACAACTGTATAATGAAGACGAAGCTGCAAATTTCTTTCCGCAATACGACACCACTCCAGTCCCAGGGACAGAGGTACAAGCACAAAAGAAACAGGAAATACGCCATAGAGAAAGGTACCTTGAGAAACGTAAGAGGATCAAgtctttgaacaaaaatataaaatccTCAACTCGTTCAAATGCAGTTGTCTCTAAATTGAAACTTAAACGTgttaaaaaggtaaaaaatcGTTTTGGTGTAAAAATAAGGCCTAAAATATTCCAAACTCAACCTGCCACCAGAGATTCTGAAATTACTCCAACTTCGGTGATATTTGGTTTGACTAACAAAGATATGAGGGAACTTGAGAAACATTTGGCCCGCGAAGAGCATTCTTGGGACGGGAACCTTGAGCCTGGCATGAAGTCAGGAGAAGTTAAAAAGCGGAATAAAAATTCGATGGAGAGGATCAAGAATAAAATTACGGCGCTGAAAAAGAACAACGTTTTCTCAAACAGAAGTCGACATCTTCGCATCGATGTGCAACAAAATCGAAGGAAGGGAAGACATTTTGAACCGTCACTCACTTTCTTTGGGATCCgtgaaaacaaaagccaaGCACGCAAGAAACGAAATTCGACATCCTTGGAAGCAGTTAGTGGCGGCCTAAGTAATAGGTTGAACCAATTGGAAGTCCAGCATTTGATGCCTGAAACTCAGAGAAGTCTTCCTGAAGACACTATAAAGGACTACTTTGGGCAACGATACGGAAACTTCCAAGGATTTAGGAAACCAGCATCTGAACTTTCATTCGATAAATACTCCACAGGTTCGAGAAGCTTTGAGGATTCTGTAAGAAGAATTAAAGGTAAAAGAGGTTTgattgataaaaacaaaacaaacgaaatTGGTAAAAGAGGTTtgaatgataaaaacaaaacaaacgaaatTGCTAAAAGAGGtttaaatgataaaaacaaaagaaacgagaTTGGCAAGGGAAGTATAAAACATGGCAACGTTGGGATAAAGAACAGGTCTCGTATCGATGAGCTAAAGAGGCATACACCTGGGGGCCGTCAGTATTGGTCGGGTTCAAATATTATTCATTCCACAAAGGCAAGAAAACCTGCAGGTAAAAGAGACTTGGACGAATTTCAAACCGAGTTCAACGATGGCACTTTTCGAAGTCCCGACTTTGAGAGGCAACTATCACAGGCGCTAatgcaagaaaacaaacacgatCTGGCGTACGTTGGAGCAATAAACGATGTAGACGAACAGGGCTTCAAGACGATGATGGGTGATCCCAATAACCCAAGAGGGCACCCTAAGCTGATTTCGCCTAAGAATATTACAAGCTCATCAGCTGAAAACGACAGATTGACAAGGCTTTTAAAAAGTAGTGAAGATCTATCTATGAAAGAGAATCAAGAAAAACTCTTGTCGTTTTTCAGAAACTCTAATCGTTacattaaaaatgataattctCAGACACAACCTGCGAACATCGTTGGAAAGAATGATTGGGGAACATCAAACATCGAAGATAACGCAATCCGTGACTTGGCAACACGGCGCAAAGTTTTAACTTCAAAGTATAAAGAGCTGGGAAATGTTGGCACGGATGGCCAAGGTCAACTGGCTTCCGTACTACTATCTGTGAACAGCGGTGATCAGCGAGATTTAAAAGAGTTGGAGAAGATGGATGAAGACGATGAAAAAGAGGCACAAAGCCTCTTTACACCAATAGCAGGGACAGTGtag